The Solidesulfovibrio sp. genomic interval GATTTTCACGGCCGCCGCCGGCTGGCCGCGCCTGGATTTCGAAAACGGCGTCTGGCGCACGACCATCCTGCGCCGCCCGGGCGGGGCAAACGGATGACAGACCGGCCCTGCGGGCGTATGGATGTGGTATGACGGTTCCCACTGACCAATTGACCCTGCGCTTCGCCCGTTCCATGAACGAAGCGGACCAGGCCGCCTGGGACGCCTTGGCCGAGCCCCTGGACACGCCCTTTTTCGAATGGGCCTGGCTCAAGCTCCTGGAGGATTCCGGCAGCGCCGCCCCGGCCAAGGGCTGGTATCCCAACCACCTGCTCGCCCAGGCCGAGGGCAGGCTCGTCGGCGCCCTGCCGCTCTACCTCAAGTGGCACTCCGACGGGGAATTCGTCTTCGACCAGCTGTGGGGCGAGGCGGCCAGCCGGCTGGGCCTGCCCTACTATCCCCGGCTGGTCTCGGCCAGCCCCTTCACCCCGGCCACGGGGCTCAGGTTCCTGACCGACCCGACCGTCAACCAGGTGCGCCTGTCGCGGCGGCTGTTCGAGACCATCGAGCAGTATTGCCTGGGCAACGGCATCCAGGGCGCGGCGCTGCTGTTCGCCGAGCCCGATTTCGCCGCCGCCTCCGAGGACTACGGCTTCACGGCCTGGCGGCACCAGGGCTATCTGTGGCGCAACCGCGACTTCGCCACCTTCGACGACTTCCTGGGCACCCTCAACGCCAACCGCCGCAAGGCCATCCGCCACGAACGCCAGGCCCTGGCCGCCGCGGGCGTCACGGTGGAGATCGTTTCCGGCGCGGACATCCCGGATTCCTTTTTCCCGGTCATGCGGGAACTCTACGACCGCACCAACGCCAAGTTCGGCCCCTGGGGCTGCCGCTACCTCACCGGGGAGTTTTTCGAGGGCCTGCCGGCCGCCTTCCGCCACCGCCTGGCCTTCGCCGCCGCCTTCACCCCCGGCCGCCGCCAGCCCGTGGGCCTGGCCATGCTGGCCCACAAGCGCGACATCCTGTTCGGCCGCTACTGGGGCGCCTTCGAGGACATCCCCTTCCTGCACTTCGAGCTGTGCTACTACGCCCCCATCGCCTGGGCCATCGGCCGGGGCATCCGCCGCTACGACCCGGGCATGGGCGGCGCCCACAAGGCCCGGCGCGGCTTCGTCTCGGTCTCCAGCTACAGCAGCCACCGCTTTTTCGACCCGCGCATGGACATGATTTTCCGTACCCACATCGACCGGGTCAACCAGTTGGAAAAGCACTACATCGACGAACTCAACGAACTGTTGCCCGTCAAGCGCCGGGGCTAGGGGCCGCCTCCTAGAACTTGCGGTCCAGCAGTTCGCGCAGCACTTCCTCGTCGTCGGCCGTGTCCAGTCCGGCCAGTTCGCGCTTGAGCCCCCGCAGGGCCTCGCGCTCGGCCGCGACATGGGCGCGCAAGGCCTCGCGCCGCTCGCGGATGCCCGTGAGCAGGGCGGCCTTGCGGGCGTTGGCCGAGCCCAGGCGCGTCGCCACCACCTCGGCCAGCCGCCGGAAGATGCGGATGAGGAAATCCTCGCGCTCGGGGCTCGGCAGGAAATCCACATAGCCCATGTCCACGGCCAGGCAGTCCGTGGGGCCCTCGGCCAGCACCGTGGCCGTGCGGCCCTTGCCGAGAATGAAGCTCATCTCGCCCACGATCGTGCCCGGCCCGTCCATGACCGCAAGCTGCCGCCCGCCGCGCACGATCCGCACCGCGCCCCGCAGGAGAATGAAAAAGGTCTTTTCGTAGTTGCCTTCCTCGACCAGCGCCTCCCCCGAGGCGAAACGGCGCAAGCCCACCGCCCCGGCCCCAAGCAGCAGGTCCAGGTCCTCGTCCACGAAGTCGGCCCACAGGGGCACCGTCCGCATGAGGGACCGAAGCATGACCGCATCCCCGCCGTCCAGCCGTTCCATGCTCGTCTCGTGTCCTTGCGATGAGGTTTTCCCACGGCCATCGCCATCCGCCTGCGCCAACGCCGTGTTCCGGAAGCACTCCCGGCCCGGTGGTTACGGTGCGCCCCGCGCCGCCCCGGGTGCCCAGCCGGCCAGGACGGCCAGCCCGTCGCGGTCCCGCAACGCGATTTCCCGGCCGCGCGCGACGATGTACCCGGCCTCGGCCAGGCGCTTGAGCGCCCGCGACAGGGCTTCGGGCGTGGCCCCGACGATCTTGGCCAGCTCGCGGTGGCTGATGCCCAGGCGCACCGTATCCCCGGACAGCGACCGCCCGGCCTCGTGGAGCAGAAAAACGGCCACCCGGGCCGGCAGTTCCCGCAGGGACAGGGATTCGACCAGCCCCATGGCCTCCTTGAGGCGGCGGCACATGAGCCGCAGCAAATCGAACAGCACGGCCGGGTCGTCCCTGGCCGCCCCGGCCAGGTCGCCGGCCGGAAAGACCAGGATGTCCGACGGCTCCAGCGTGGCGGCGAAACCGGGGAAGGCCCCGGCATCCACCAGGGCGCACAGGCAAAACGGTTCGCCCGGGCCCAGCAGATACAGGGTCTGCTCCTTGCCGTCCGGCCCCATCTGATAGATTTTGACCCGCCCGGCCACGACCAGGTGGAAGGCGTCGGCGGCCCCGTCCGGGCCGGCCACGGGCGCCCCCGGCCCGTACCGCTCCAAACGGGCCACGGCGGCCAGCCGGGACAGGCGCGCCTCGGGCATGCCGCCGAAAAACGGCAGCGCGCGCAACAGGATCATCCGCGCCGTCTGGTCCATGTGTCCTCCACACGTGCCCCGCGCATTCGCCACACCAAAAAAAAGGGGAGGCCAGGCGGCCTCCCCCCGTATCGGCCCGAAGCCGATCGCTACCACTTGTCGGTGGCGAAGGCGTCGGAGCCGAAGCCGAAATCCGAGGAGGGCTCGCCGCCGACCACGGGCTCGCCCGTGCCGCCGGCAGCCTCGCCGGCCGGGGCGGCGCCGCCGGCGGCCACGGTGACCACACCGTGCTTTTTGACGTCCTCGATCATCTTGAGCAGCTCGTCAACCTTGCCGATGTACTCGGTGACCTTGGCCTGGGAGGCGACGATGACCTTCTCGCCCTCGTCCTTCAGGGAGGCTTCGAGTTTTTTGGCCTTGTCCTCGGCGGCCTTGCAGCGGACCTCGGCATCCTTGAGGATGGCGGTCTTCTCGGCCAGTTCCTTCTCGACCTTGGCGAGCTTGGCGGTCATCTCGTCGTTGGCCTTCTTGGTCGCGGCCAGCTTGGCGAAAATGGCGCTGATTTCGGCCACGACGTCCGGCGGCAGCACGGACACGGACACGTTCTGGGCGGTGGCGCCGAGCTCGCCGCCGCTCATGCGCACGAGTTCGGGGTGCTGTTCGTATATCCAGGCCTTGGCCAGGGCGGCGGCGAAGGGAGCGAGCTCCGCATCGATTTCCATGCCGGCCATGAATCCGACCATCTCGGCCACGGCTTTCTTGTTGCCTTCCTTGTCGACGCCTTTCAGGTACGACACGAACGCGTTCATGGGGAAGACCTTGCGCGCTTCAGCCATGGTATCCTCCTTTATTAGACCATGAAAATCTTTTCTTCTTCACGTTTGAGGGGAAGCCGCCCAGCCTGGTGGGCGTACACCAACGCCGTCGTTCTGTAGACCAAGTGCCCGAGCTTGGACCAGGGCAGATAGGCGAACAGCATGAAGACCGCAACCAAGTGCAGGTAGTAGGTCGGGTAGGCCAAGGCGGCCACCCCGGCCAGACGGAAGATCTCCGCGCCAAGGCCGGTGACGGCCACGGCCCAGATGACCCCGAGCAGGTACCAGTCGTAGTAGGACGACGTGGACTTGGCGGGGTCGACGTTGAGACGGCGACGGGTCAGCATGGTCAGGCCGTAGAGCAGGGCCAGGGCCCCGACGTTGGCCAGAAGCTTCACCGGGCTCCACAGGGGCATGGGCGTATGCCCCAGCGGCGCGATGAAGTGCACGATCTTGCCTCCCCAATGCGACACCGCCACGACGGACGTGACGATGGCCAGGGCCACGAAGCCGTAGAACAGCGTCAGGTGGCCCTTGTAGCGCTCGGTGTTATCGTTTCCGCAATCGTTCCACTTCACGTGGGTGGCGATCTCGTCCAGGACCACGGCCTTGATCGATTCGAGCAAGGTCGGTTTCCTGGCCGGCGCCCCGATATGCAGGGTGGTGGGGATGGTCTTGTCGAAGCTCTTCCACAGCTTGGTCACGCCCTTGTAGAAGGTGAACAGGACGAAGAGGACGACGGCGCCAAAGATGGGGTCGATGGTGTAATCGCCCGGGAAGAGCTTGCCGTACTCGATCGTGCCCTGGGGCAGGCCGAAGCCGGCGCTTAAGAGCCAAATGAACAGGTACAGCACGGCCGGGATGGCGATGAGCTTGGGCAGGTCCTTGGCCGAACTCATCCATTTGCCGATGATGCTCGGCGTAACCAGGTCCCGGTAGGTGATGTTGCGGATGGCGGAAATGAGGTCGCCGGGACGGGCGCCGCGCGGGCACAGGTCCGAACAGGTCTGGCAGTTGTGGCACAGCCAGATGTCGATGTCGCCCTCGAACCGGTCCTTGAGCCCCCACTGCGCCCAGACCATCTCCTTGCGGGGGAAGGGATTCTCGGGCGGGGCCAGGGGGCAGGCCACACTGCAGGTGGCGCACTGGTAGCATTTCTTGCAGGCTTCGCCACCGGCCGCCTGCAGGTCCTTGACGAACTGCAGATCGGGTTTGATACGCTCGGCGTATGACATGGAGCCTTCCTCCTAATAGCCTTTGAACGGGTTCGGGCCGATGGCGAGGACCATTTCCATGAACTGGTCGATCATGTCCGGGACCTTGTCGTATTCGTCGATGGCCACCTGGTACTGCTCGACGCGCTCGGGTTCGACGCCGAGGCGCTTCAAGGACTCGGCGATGTTTTCCTTGCGGCGGTTGCAGATCTCGGAGCCCTTGACGAAGTGGCACTGGTAGTCGTCGCCGTACTTGCAGCCCAGCAGCATGACGCCGTCGACGCCCTTGCTCATGGCGTCGGCCACCCAGATGGCGTTGACCGAACCCAGGCAGCGCACGGGGATGATGCGCACGTAGGGGCTCCACTTCTTGCCGCGAAGCGCCGCCATGTCCAGGGCCGGATAGGCGTCGTTCTCGCAGGCCAGGATCAGCACGCGCGGCCCGCCCTGGTCGATGCGCGGCGGGATCTCGCACTCGCGGATCATGGAGCCGATCATGTCGATGTTGTAGTTGTCAAAGGAGATGACACGCTCGGGGCAGGCGCCCATGCAGGTGCCGCAGCGGCGGCAGCGCGTGGGGTTGGGCTTGGGCGTGCCCTTCTCGTCGTCGTCCAGGGCGCCGAAGGGGCATTCCTCGGTGCAGCGTTTGCACTGGGTGCAGCGCACGAAGTTGAAGACCGGGTAGGACAGGTCGCCCGAACGGGGATGCACGGCCACGCCCCGGCTGGCCGATTCGATGCACTGGATGGCCTTGAGCGCGGCGCCGGCCGCGTCTTCCCTGGCCTGGGCCATGGTCATGGGCTGGCGCACGCAGCCGGCGGCGTAGATGCCGGTGCGACGGGTTTCGTAGGGGAAGCAGATGTAGTTCGAGTCGGCGAAGCCGTCGAACAGCCCGAGGTCCGGGAAGGCCG includes:
- a CDS encoding GNAT family N-acetyltransferase, encoding MTVPTDQLTLRFARSMNEADQAAWDALAEPLDTPFFEWAWLKLLEDSGSAAPAKGWYPNHLLAQAEGRLVGALPLYLKWHSDGEFVFDQLWGEAASRLGLPYYPRLVSASPFTPATGLRFLTDPTVNQVRLSRRLFETIEQYCLGNGIQGAALLFAEPDFAAASEDYGFTAWRHQGYLWRNRDFATFDDFLGTLNANRRKAIRHERQALAAAGVTVEIVSGADIPDSFFPVMRELYDRTNAKFGPWGCRYLTGEFFEGLPAAFRHRLAFAAAFTPGRRQPVGLAMLAHKRDILFGRYWGAFEDIPFLHFELCYYAPIAWAIGRGIRRYDPGMGGAHKARRGFVSVSSYSSHRFFDPRMDMIFRTHIDRVNQLEKHYIDELNELLPVKRRG
- a CDS encoding Crp/Fnr family transcriptional regulator → MDQTARMILLRALPFFGGMPEARLSRLAAVARLERYGPGAPVAGPDGAADAFHLVVAGRVKIYQMGPDGKEQTLYLLGPGEPFCLCALVDAGAFPGFAATLEPSDILVFPAGDLAGAARDDPAVLFDLLRLMCRRLKEAMGLVESLSLRELPARVAVFLLHEAGRSLSGDTVRLGISHRELAKIVGATPEALSRALKRLAEAGYIVARGREIALRDRDGLAVLAGWAPGAARGAP
- a CDS encoding cyclic nucleotide-binding domain-containing protein, encoding MERLDGGDAVMLRSLMRTVPLWADFVDEDLDLLLGAGAVGLRRFASGEALVEEGNYEKTFFILLRGAVRIVRGGRQLAVMDGPGTIVGEMSFILGKGRTATVLAEGPTDCLAVDMGYVDFLPSPEREDFLIRIFRRLAEVVATRLGSANARKAALLTGIRERREALRAHVAAEREALRGLKRELAGLDTADDEEVLRELLDRKF
- the qmoC gene encoding quinone-interacting membrane-bound oxidoreductase complex subunit QmoC; this translates as MSYAERIKPDLQFVKDLQAAGGEACKKCYQCATCSVACPLAPPENPFPRKEMVWAQWGLKDRFEGDIDIWLCHNCQTCSDLCPRGARPGDLISAIRNITYRDLVTPSIIGKWMSSAKDLPKLIAIPAVLYLFIWLLSAGFGLPQGTIEYGKLFPGDYTIDPIFGAVVLFVLFTFYKGVTKLWKSFDKTIPTTLHIGAPARKPTLLESIKAVVLDEIATHVKWNDCGNDNTERYKGHLTLFYGFVALAIVTSVVAVSHWGGKIVHFIAPLGHTPMPLWSPVKLLANVGALALLYGLTMLTRRRLNVDPAKSTSSYYDWYLLGVIWAVAVTGLGAEIFRLAGVAALAYPTYYLHLVAVFMLFAYLPWSKLGHLVYRTTALVYAHQAGRLPLKREEEKIFMV